The following coding sequences are from one Paenibacillus stellifer window:
- a CDS encoding nitrogenase component 1, translated as MSKVIERPRYVCALGGAIGTIQSLPRAIPILHSSSGCGGNLAGALSGASGYNGGNYCGGQALPSSNVSERDIVFGGEGRLDEQIGNTLKVMDGDLYFVVTGCMVEMIGDDVRAVVKRYKNGDLPVLAAETVSFKGNSYYGYELVLETLFRDFVEKSPVKDTATVNLWGVVPMQDVFWKGNLGVLKGLLKKLGFETNTFFGQGETLDNLKKAGRAVLNIVVSDAYGIEAAKVFEEEHGVPYITVPLPIGDHGTSRFLRTVGSALSVDEAKIETLIHEERKAYYPYLERLADVYNDLDFQRYATVVGDPNYTQALTRFLADDLGWLPELVVITDILADEQKERVLSTFSGYESGLRPEIVFDEDASSVVGHINRHWPQTNGQKYYKGFSPGVIVGSVMERDTAEQFKVPLLPVTYPISNRVVLNRAYAGYSGGLTLAEDVLSLLVAHR; from the coding sequence ATGAGCAAGGTCATCGAAAGACCGCGTTATGTATGCGCGCTGGGAGGCGCGATCGGCACGATTCAATCGCTGCCAAGAGCGATTCCGATTCTTCATTCCTCATCGGGCTGCGGCGGGAACCTGGCGGGAGCGCTGAGCGGCGCTTCGGGCTACAACGGAGGCAACTATTGCGGCGGACAGGCGCTGCCGAGCTCCAACGTATCCGAACGCGACATCGTGTTCGGCGGCGAAGGCCGGCTTGACGAGCAGATCGGCAACACACTGAAGGTGATGGACGGGGATCTGTATTTTGTTGTCACGGGCTGCATGGTTGAGATGATCGGCGATGATGTCCGGGCGGTAGTCAAGCGCTACAAGAACGGCGACCTGCCGGTGCTGGCAGCGGAGACGGTCAGCTTCAAAGGCAACTCGTATTATGGCTATGAGCTGGTGCTGGAGACGCTGTTTCGGGATTTTGTAGAGAAGTCCCCGGTCAAGGATACGGCGACGGTTAATCTCTGGGGGGTAGTCCCCATGCAGGATGTGTTCTGGAAGGGCAATCTCGGTGTGCTGAAGGGACTGCTCAAGAAGCTCGGCTTCGAGACGAACACCTTCTTCGGTCAGGGAGAGACGCTCGACAACCTGAAGAAAGCCGGCAGAGCGGTTCTGAACATCGTCGTCTCGGACGCATATGGAATCGAAGCGGCCAAGGTATTCGAAGAAGAACATGGGGTTCCTTACATTACCGTTCCGCTTCCGATTGGCGATCACGGAACTTCCCGGTTCCTGCGGACGGTGGGAAGCGCGCTCAGCGTCGATGAAGCCAAGATCGAAACGCTGATCCATGAAGAGAGAAAGGCTTATTACCCTTATCTCGAACGGCTCGCGGACGTCTACAACGACCTCGACTTCCAGCGTTATGCGACCGTAGTCGGCGATCCCAATTATACGCAGGCGCTGACCCGGTTTCTGGCCGACGATCTCGGCTGGCTCCCGGAGCTGGTCGTCATCACCGACATACTGGCGGATGAACAGAAAGAACGGGTGCTGTCGACTTTCAGCGGTTATGAATCCGGACTTCGGCCGGAAATTGTATTTGACGAAGACGCGTCCAGCGTAGTAGGCCACATCAACCGTCATTGGCCGCAGACTAACGGGCAGAAATACTACAAGGGCTTCTCCCCGGGAGTTATCGTCGGCAGCGTAATGGAGCGCGACACGGCCGAGCAATTCAAAGTGCCGCTGCTGCCGGTGACTTACCCGATCTCCAATCGGGTTGTGCTGAACCGCGCTTATGCCGGCTATTCAGGCGGCTTGACACTCGCAGAGGACGTCTTAAGCCTGTTGGTCGCTCATCGCTAA
- a CDS encoding nitrogenase component 1 — protein MDYIKQKVPPVREDRLMACQAYGGTCGELSEDSKKGCLYASKRSFSQTQGCQLNLSLGMISSLRDAVMVIHSPIGCGGNLIQNAGINKVFQKLRQESAIGLRWINTNLSEVDVISGGEAKLRQAVLKAEREFRPSAILVFNSCVPALIGDDIDGILDDLQKQVTAKIVPIHCEGFKTKIQATAYDSVYHGLIRNLVGEDKSLQPAIVRTPEEEAEHQAKISRTVNLLNVGSMSRIDEEELVRLLKALDLNVRILPSYSHPDDFVYAHEAALNVSICATHDDYFVEHFKEMYGIPYVLRTIPIGIANTNKWLRDIASFFGIEEQTEKLIAAETAELAKALEPYREEFKGKTAFLTGGEVRILTTAELLHNLGFEILGLRGYHFDKYGEVLLDEYMQDVPDSEKAIFNIGSGQVFEQANLLRKITPDLFVGHIGVNGSAAKQGYAIFPLFGQSDDYLGYKGVFEVAARVSRILKNAAFNRNLGGNTKLPYRESWYEQDPFTYIDDSAKLAARIG, from the coding sequence ATGGATTATATCAAACAGAAGGTGCCGCCGGTTCGCGAGGACCGTCTAATGGCATGCCAGGCTTATGGCGGAACTTGCGGCGAGCTGTCGGAGGATTCCAAGAAGGGCTGCCTGTACGCAAGCAAACGCTCCTTCTCCCAAACCCAGGGCTGCCAGTTGAACTTAAGCCTCGGGATGATCAGCTCGCTCCGTGACGCCGTCATGGTCATTCACAGCCCGATCGGCTGCGGCGGGAATCTGATCCAGAACGCCGGAATCAACAAAGTGTTCCAGAAGCTCCGTCAGGAATCGGCGATTGGGCTTCGCTGGATCAACACTAACCTGAGCGAAGTTGATGTCATCAGCGGCGGTGAAGCCAAGCTGAGACAGGCCGTGCTTAAGGCTGAGCGTGAATTCCGGCCGAGCGCGATTCTGGTGTTCAACAGCTGCGTGCCTGCCTTGATCGGCGACGACATTGATGGTATTCTGGACGATCTGCAGAAGCAGGTCACAGCCAAAATCGTTCCGATTCACTGCGAAGGCTTCAAGACCAAAATCCAGGCGACCGCCTACGACTCCGTCTATCACGGCCTGATCCGGAATCTGGTCGGCGAAGACAAGAGTCTGCAGCCCGCCATCGTGCGCACGCCGGAGGAAGAAGCCGAGCATCAGGCGAAAATAAGCCGGACCGTCAATCTGCTGAACGTCGGTTCCATGAGCCGGATTGATGAGGAAGAACTGGTCCGTCTGCTGAAGGCGCTCGATCTGAATGTAAGAATTCTGCCTTCCTATTCGCATCCGGATGATTTTGTCTATGCGCATGAAGCGGCGCTCAATGTCAGCATTTGCGCTACGCATGATGATTATTTCGTCGAGCATTTCAAGGAAATGTACGGCATCCCTTACGTGCTTCGTACCATCCCGATCGGCATCGCGAACACGAACAAGTGGCTCCGCGATATCGCTTCATTCTTCGGCATCGAAGAACAGACCGAGAAGCTGATCGCAGCCGAAACGGCGGAGCTTGCGAAGGCGCTTGAGCCGTACCGGGAAGAGTTCAAGGGCAAGACGGCGTTCCTCACCGGCGGCGAAGTCCGCATTCTGACCACGGCCGAGCTGCTGCATAATCTCGGATTCGAAATTCTGGGCCTGCGGGGCTACCATTTCGACAAGTACGGCGAGGTGCTGCTGGACGAATACATGCAGGATGTCCCGGATTCGGAGAAAGCGATCTTCAATATCGGTTCCGGCCAGGTGTTCGAGCAGGCGAATCTTCTTCGCAAAATCACTCCGGACCTCTTCGTCGGCCATATTGGCGTGAACGGCTCCGCGGCGAAGCAGGGGTATGCCATCTTCCCGCTGTTCGGCCAGAGTGATGACTATCTGGGTTACAAAGGCGTGTTCGAGGTGGCAGCCCGGGTTAGCCGGATTCTGAAGAATGCGGCGTTCAACCGGAATCTGGGCGGCAACACGAAGCTGCCTTACCGGGAGAGCTGGTATGAGCAGGACCCGTTCACTTACATCGACGACTCGGCGAAGCTGGCGGCCCGGATCGGTTAA
- a CDS encoding ABC transporter ATP-binding protein yields MSANEAKITVSGVTRRYSIRQTKDGGKQLFTALSDVDLKVVPGEFLTIVGPSGCGKSTLLDLIAGLAHPTEGELFIDGKKITGPALDRGIVMQGYALFPWRTVRRNIEFGLEIKKVPKKDRKPIVDRFLDLVNLSDYGDRYPYELSGGMKQRVAIARALAYDPEVLLMDEPFAAVDAQTRETLQDELLRIWEQTGKTIIFVTHSIDEAVALADRVVVMSPNPGRVREIVPVSLPRPRRVGDVQSTPDFGWIRHRVWELLQNEESAAKPDVKPAKAAQFELAEQISSSAAL; encoded by the coding sequence ATGTCCGCGAATGAAGCGAAAATTACGGTGAGCGGGGTAACCCGCCGGTATTCGATCCGTCAGACGAAGGATGGCGGGAAGCAGCTGTTTACCGCTCTGAGTGATGTGGATTTAAAGGTAGTGCCGGGAGAGTTCCTGACGATTGTAGGACCAAGCGGCTGCGGTAAATCGACGCTGCTCGATCTCATTGCCGGACTTGCCCATCCGACCGAAGGCGAATTGTTCATCGATGGCAAAAAAATCACGGGTCCCGCGCTCGACAGAGGGATTGTGATGCAGGGCTACGCCCTTTTTCCGTGGAGAACGGTTCGCCGCAATATCGAGTTCGGGCTTGAAATCAAGAAGGTGCCCAAGAAGGACCGCAAACCGATCGTCGACCGGTTTCTGGATCTGGTGAACCTGAGCGATTACGGCGACCGCTATCCCTACGAGCTGTCGGGCGGGATGAAGCAGCGGGTCGCAATTGCCAGAGCTCTGGCTTATGATCCCGAGGTGCTGCTCATGGATGAGCCTTTTGCTGCGGTCGACGCCCAGACCCGGGAGACGCTGCAGGATGAGCTGCTGCGGATATGGGAGCAGACCGGGAAGACGATTATCTTCGTCACTCACAGCATCGACGAGGCCGTCGCCCTTGCCGACCGCGTGGTGGTTATGTCGCCGAATCCCGGCAGGGTACGCGAGATCGTTCCGGTATCGCTGCCCCGGCCCCGCCGCGTAGGCGATGTGCAGTCAACTCCCGACTTCGGCTGGATCAGACACCGGGTCTGGGAGCTGCTGCAGAATGAGGAATCGGCAGCGAAGCCGGATGTCAAGCCCGCCAAGGCGGCGCAGTTCGAACTGGCGGAGCAGATTTCTTCGTCGGCGGCGCTGTAG
- the nifH gene encoding nitrogenase iron protein gives MSKKPKQIAIYGKGGIGKSTTTSNISAALSVAGYKVMQFGCDPKSDSTNTLRGGEYIPTVLDTLRDKQIVKAHEVIFQGFNGIYCVEAGGPAPGVGCAGRGIITSVSLLKQQKVFEELDLDYVIYDVLGDVVCGGFAVPVREGIAEHVFTVTSADFMAIYAANNLFKGIHKYSTEGGALLGGVIANSINAPYAREIVDDFVARTQTKVMEYVPRSVSVTQAELQGKTTIEADPDSEQAKIYKSLAQKIADHTESKVPAPLETGELRKWASEWGKQLVELEARQNATAAAGL, from the coding sequence ATGTCAAAAAAACCAAAGCAAATCGCCATTTACGGAAAAGGAGGAATCGGCAAATCGACGACCACCTCGAATATCAGCGCGGCGCTGTCCGTGGCCGGTTACAAGGTGATGCAGTTCGGCTGCGACCCTAAAAGCGACTCCACCAATACCCTGCGCGGAGGCGAGTATATTCCTACCGTACTCGATACGCTACGGGATAAGCAGATTGTTAAAGCCCATGAGGTCATATTCCAGGGATTCAACGGCATCTACTGCGTGGAAGCGGGGGGCCCCGCTCCAGGCGTCGGCTGCGCGGGCAGAGGGATTATTACCTCCGTTTCGCTTCTGAAGCAGCAGAAAGTGTTCGAAGAGCTGGATCTCGACTATGTGATCTATGATGTTCTGGGCGACGTGGTCTGCGGCGGCTTTGCCGTTCCGGTCAGAGAAGGAATCGCAGAGCATGTCTTCACGGTTACTTCGGCGGACTTCATGGCGATCTATGCGGCCAACAATCTGTTCAAAGGCATTCACAAATACTCCACCGAAGGAGGAGCGCTGCTCGGCGGAGTTATCGCGAACTCGATCAACGCGCCATATGCCCGCGAGATCGTCGACGATTTCGTGGCCCGTACCCAGACCAAGGTTATGGAATATGTACCGCGTTCGGTGTCGGTAACCCAGGCGGAGCTTCAGGGCAAGACGACGATCGAGGCGGACCCGGATTCCGAGCAGGCCAAAATCTACAAGTCGCTTGCCCAAAAAATCGCCGACCATACGGAATCGAAGGTTCCGGCTCCTCTGGAGACAGGCGAGCTGCGAAAGTGGGCGTCCGAGTGGGGCAAGCAGCTGGTGGAATTGGAAGCGCGCCAGAACGCAACCGCAGCCGCCGGCTTGTAG
- the cysK gene encoding cysteine synthase A, with amino-acid sequence MPRAVAVGSVMDLIGNTPAVKLGRLVPANAADVFVKLESFNPSGSVKDRAAHHMICEAELAGKLRPGGTIIEPTSGNTGIGIAMNAAARGYSAIIVMTDNMSLERIRLLKAYGAEVVLTPAADGMKGAIARARKLHEEIPGSFMPLQFENGANPAIHRLTTAVEIAGQMEGRLDAFVAAAGTGGTITGTGETLRSLIPGVSIYAVEPKASPVLSGGKPGTTKLVGTGPGFIPKVLNTGVYDDIVQVEDEDALSVMRKLACREGLLVGPSSGAAVWAALRIAVQLGPGRRVLCIAPDTGERYLSLGYFNV; translated from the coding sequence ATGCCGAGGGCGGTGGCAGTCGGCAGTGTGATGGATCTGATCGGCAATACGCCGGCTGTGAAGCTTGGCCGGCTGGTTCCGGCCAATGCGGCGGACGTGTTCGTGAAGCTGGAGTCGTTCAATCCTTCGGGCAGCGTCAAGGACAGGGCGGCGCACCATATGATTTGCGAAGCGGAGCTTGCGGGCAAGCTGCGGCCCGGAGGTACCATCATCGAGCCGACCAGCGGCAACACGGGAATCGGAATCGCCATGAACGCCGCTGCGCGGGGGTACTCGGCTATCATCGTAATGACGGACAATATGAGTCTGGAACGAATCCGGCTTCTGAAAGCCTATGGCGCGGAGGTCGTGCTGACCCCGGCTGCCGATGGCATGAAGGGAGCGATCGCCAGGGCACGCAAGCTTCATGAGGAAATACCGGGGAGCTTCATGCCGCTGCAATTCGAGAACGGCGCCAACCCGGCCATCCATCGGTTGACGACGGCTGTCGAGATCGCCGGGCAGATGGAAGGGAGACTGGATGCGTTTGTCGCGGCTGCCGGTACGGGAGGGACGATAACGGGAACAGGTGAGACGCTTCGCTCCCTGATTCCGGGCGTTTCCATATATGCCGTCGAGCCAAAGGCGTCGCCTGTTCTCTCGGGCGGGAAGCCGGGGACGACGAAGCTGGTTGGGACCGGCCCCGGGTTTATTCCCAAGGTGCTGAATACAGGCGTATACGACGATATTGTACAAGTTGAGGATGAAGACGCACTTTCGGTCATGCGGAAGCTTGCATGCCGGGAGGGGCTGCTGGTAGGACCATCCTCCGGAGCAGCAGTGTGGGCTGCGCTCCGGATCGCCGTGCAGCTCGGACCTGGCAGAAGGGTACTCTGTATCGCCCCCGATACCGGCGAGCGATACTTGAGCCTGGGATATTTCAATGTGTAA
- a CDS encoding ABC transporter permease, which yields MPNAGEPAGILASRGGAVHCNVPGRGRAAIIRLRRAAEKSVVMLAVVLLWEALPRLGLVDPFLLPPFSEAVASLFHLFLTGEMFRHIAKSLERSGLAFAAAAVFSIPVGAFMGWNKRIERIIDPLIQACRNTSTLALYPVFILFFGLGEASKVAIIIWGTIWPILLNTISGVKECDPLLIKAARSMGVPGSSLFRRVIIPMALPSILTGLRLGAANAILMLVAAEMLGADRGLGFMIFYYQERYAIPEMFGGIIFISVLGVLINYGLVKLEKSLTRWKEGAVKG from the coding sequence ATGCCGAATGCGGGAGAACCAGCCGGGATACTGGCATCCCGGGGCGGCGCCGTTCACTGTAACGTCCCGGGAAGGGGGCGCGCTGCGATCATCCGCTTGCGGAGGGCTGCAGAGAAATCCGTGGTCATGCTGGCAGTCGTCCTGCTGTGGGAAGCATTGCCGCGTCTCGGTCTGGTCGATCCCTTTCTGCTTCCGCCATTCAGCGAAGCGGTCGCAAGCCTGTTTCATTTGTTCCTGACCGGCGAGATGTTCCGGCATATCGCCAAGAGTCTGGAACGCTCCGGTCTCGCCTTTGCCGCCGCTGCCGTCTTCTCGATTCCGGTCGGCGCGTTCATGGGCTGGAACAAGCGGATTGAGCGAATCATCGATCCGCTTATTCAAGCCTGCCGCAATACCTCGACTCTTGCACTGTATCCGGTATTCATTCTGTTCTTCGGTCTGGGCGAAGCCTCCAAGGTTGCGATTATTATTTGGGGAACTATATGGCCGATTCTGCTGAATACGATTTCAGGCGTCAAGGAATGTGATCCGCTGCTGATCAAGGCGGCAAGATCCATGGGAGTGCCGGGCTCCAGTCTATTCAGGCGGGTTATTATTCCGATGGCACTGCCTTCGATCCTCACGGGTCTGAGACTGGGCGCTGCCAACGCGATCCTGATGCTGGTGGCCGCCGAGATGCTCGGCGCGGACCGGGGGCTGGGCTTCATGATTTTCTATTACCAGGAAAGATACGCCATCCCCGAAATGTTCGGCGGCATTATCTTTATTTCGGTATTGGGCGTTCTGATCAACTATGGACTGGTGAAACTGGAGAAATCACTAACCCGTTGGAAGGAGGGAGCGGTCAAAGGGTGA
- a CDS encoding ABC transporter substrate-binding protein: MHRQRRNGISAIASLIILLLTTTIILSSCGKDSESATAVGAEASKEPDVIRLPTPTNLTGISIYYVAEELGYVKEAGLKFDYVGAVEAGQLVASVVAGKIDVGGGHINRTIAGISAGAKIKAVVAQTETTEEVPHMSFVTTKDSPIKSAADIVGKKVGIPAFGGCNEYTPYAYLLKNGIQEPKGKFEIVTAPEIKLEQALLQGDVDIIGLHENPSTIIKRGNLRVVLTDYDIWGDEGGATPLYFSTKFIKEKPDVVRRFVEVISKTNDYVDANPDKAIEITAKRGDIEPGKIRANHFAPHGEIKKETVQTWIDLLSHFKEIKPGIKPEDIYTNEFNDTLK, from the coding sequence ATGCACCGCCAAAGAAGGAACGGCATTTCTGCCATCGCATCGCTTATTATTCTTCTTCTAACAACGACAATTATTCTATCTAGTTGCGGCAAGGATTCGGAATCCGCCACAGCGGTTGGAGCGGAAGCCTCGAAGGAGCCGGATGTGATCCGGCTGCCAACACCGACCAATCTCACCGGAATATCCATCTATTATGTGGCTGAAGAGCTCGGATATGTGAAGGAGGCGGGACTTAAGTTTGATTACGTGGGCGCCGTAGAAGCTGGCCAACTGGTGGCATCCGTCGTCGCGGGCAAAATCGATGTAGGGGGCGGTCATATCAACCGGACGATTGCCGGAATTAGCGCCGGAGCGAAGATCAAGGCGGTTGTCGCCCAGACGGAAACGACCGAGGAAGTGCCACATATGAGCTTCGTCACGACCAAAGACAGCCCGATCAAGAGTGCGGCGGATATTGTGGGCAAGAAGGTCGGGATTCCCGCTTTCGGCGGCTGCAACGAATATACGCCTTACGCCTATCTGCTGAAGAACGGCATTCAGGAACCCAAGGGGAAATTCGAGATCGTCACCGCGCCCGAGATCAAGCTGGAACAGGCCCTGCTGCAGGGGGATGTCGATATTATCGGACTGCATGAGAATCCGTCCACCATTATCAAGCGCGGGAATCTCCGGGTCGTCCTCACGGACTATGATATTTGGGGCGACGAGGGCGGCGCCACTCCCCTGTATTTCTCCACGAAGTTCATTAAGGAGAAGCCGGATGTGGTCCGGCGGTTCGTGGAAGTAATCAGCAAGACCAATGATTATGTCGACGCCAATCCGGACAAAGCGATCGAGATCACGGCCAAGCGCGGCGATATCGAACCGGGTAAGATCAGAGCCAATCATTTCGCTCCCCACGGAGAAATCAAGAAGGAGACGGTCCAGACCTGGATCGATCTGCTGTCCCACTTCAAGGAGATCAAGCCCGGGATTAAGCCGGAAGATATCTACACGAACGAGTTCAACGACACGCTCAAGTGA
- a CDS encoding ABC transporter permease: protein MIKRAARIVSVCERWVAVAAVCLLWELVSRSGLVKDFILPPFSRVAYKLFDLLITGQIWPDIGASLERAALGFAVSVLVALPLGFLIAWSDVIERVLDPAMQFMRNTPTLALYPVFILVFGLGELSKVAIIFWGAVWPVLMNTVEGVSRTDPLLVKSGRSMGASPLTLLFRIILPSALPSIFTGIRLSASRSIIILVAAEMLGADKGLGFLIFTSEQNYKVEQMYAGLIVLILLGVLINMLLVRWEKRATHWKQEISGE from the coding sequence GTGATTAAGCGAGCGGCGCGGATCGTATCCGTCTGCGAAAGATGGGTCGCGGTCGCGGCGGTATGCCTGCTCTGGGAACTGGTCTCGCGCAGCGGTCTCGTGAAGGATTTTATTCTGCCTCCGTTCAGCCGGGTGGCCTACAAGCTGTTCGATCTGCTCATCACGGGACAGATCTGGCCGGACATCGGCGCCAGTCTCGAACGGGCCGCTCTCGGGTTCGCGGTATCTGTTCTGGTCGCCCTTCCGCTCGGCTTCCTGATCGCCTGGTCGGATGTGATTGAACGGGTGCTGGACCCCGCCATGCAGTTCATGCGGAATACGCCGACTTTGGCGCTGTATCCGGTCTTCATCCTTGTCTTCGGGCTGGGTGAGCTGTCGAAGGTGGCGATCATATTCTGGGGCGCAGTGTGGCCTGTTCTGATGAACACAGTTGAGGGGGTGAGCCGGACCGATCCGCTCCTGGTCAAGTCCGGCAGGTCCATGGGGGCTTCACCGCTCACGCTGCTGTTTCGAATCATCCTTCCGTCGGCTCTCCCGTCGATCTTCACAGGCATCCGGCTCAGCGCTTCCCGTTCGATCATCATTCTGGTGGCGGCTGAAATGCTTGGCGCCGATAAAGGGCTGGGCTTCCTGATCTTCACCTCCGAGCAGAACTACAAGGTAGAGCAAATGTACGCCGGGCTGATTGTTCTGATACTGCTGGGCGTGCTGATCAACATGCTCCTTGTCCGCTGGGAGAAAAGAGCGACGCATTGGAAGCAGGAGATTTCAGGGGAATGA
- a CDS encoding 2-hydroxyacyl-CoA dehydratase: MRIQEVVDERLLDSLSGGTVIGIDIGSRTGKAVLLKGEEIYTSSVYTGINMQDTADELLEDLLDKSGLTRSEIDYIVGTGYGRIALRYPHIPTRIVTEISCHAMGAHYLNADVRTIVDIGGQDSKAIRVDPLTGGVTEFVMNDKCAAGTGRFLEKVAEILELNIDELGQEAVLADEPSEISSQCVVFAESEVISLRAKGETRRNIAAGIHFASAKRVRNLLKRVGIEPGLIFSGGVSNNVGMRKALEDLSGHPLIEAKIDTIFAGALGAAIHALNDSRAALTDSGALSDGFRLDLSGVENRIAERQEQLSAQEDDHKKVGYLCSYTPLEMISAAGVSHIRLFKAGDSETVASGEQITQSVFCDFTKSILGAFKEKDPLYTSLDKVYTFYTCDCIKTVGEAIGEFFTPTDIYTLPRIKAKPSSRDFYGSQIQSFKADLEQLSGNVITEGELRLQIRQYNEVRRLLTQISELRKRPNPPLTGKDYLDLIKAFYYLPAEELIPLYRGIYDKLSAVPVREERTIRLFMAGGIIADGDRKLLELIEDELGARIVAEDHCTGLKIASAQIDETGDPYKALAEGYIDQTPCARMKPLEERVNISGALATEYQADGILYAYLKFCPCYGQVKNEFFRHYQQLGIPVLELPIDYSKSDQGQLKTRLEAFIEVLKERKGLAAGAV, encoded by the coding sequence ATGCGGATACAAGAGGTAGTTGACGAAAGGCTGCTGGATTCCCTGTCTGGCGGAACCGTAATCGGCATCGATATCGGGTCGAGAACGGGCAAGGCGGTGCTGCTGAAAGGAGAGGAGATTTATACAAGCTCGGTCTATACTGGCATCAATATGCAGGACACGGCCGATGAACTGCTGGAGGATCTGCTGGACAAGTCGGGGCTGACCCGCTCGGAAATCGATTATATCGTGGGAACCGGATATGGCCGGATTGCTCTTCGGTATCCCCATATTCCGACCCGGATCGTGACGGAAATTTCATGCCACGCCATGGGCGCGCATTATCTCAATGCGGACGTGCGGACCATTGTGGATATTGGAGGCCAGGACTCCAAGGCGATCCGGGTAGACCCGTTGACCGGGGGCGTGACCGAATTCGTCATGAACGATAAATGCGCGGCGGGGACGGGGCGGTTCCTGGAGAAGGTGGCCGAAATTCTGGAGCTGAACATCGATGAGCTGGGACAGGAAGCCGTGCTGGCGGACGAGCCGTCGGAGATTAGCAGCCAGTGTGTCGTGTTCGCCGAATCGGAGGTCATCTCGCTGCGGGCAAAAGGAGAGACGCGGCGAAATATCGCCGCAGGTATCCATTTCGCTTCGGCGAAGCGGGTCCGCAACCTGCTCAAGCGGGTTGGAATCGAGCCGGGCCTGATCTTCTCCGGCGGCGTTTCGAACAACGTCGGTATGCGCAAAGCGCTGGAGGACCTGTCCGGTCACCCGCTGATTGAAGCGAAGATCGACACGATCTTTGCCGGAGCCTTGGGAGCGGCGATCCATGCCTTGAATGATTCGCGCGCAGCCTTAACTGACAGCGGGGCCCTATCAGACGGATTCCGGCTCGATTTATCCGGCGTCGAGAACCGGATCGCGGAGCGTCAGGAGCAGCTTTCGGCCCAGGAGGACGATCACAAGAAGGTGGGCTATCTGTGCTCCTATACGCCGCTTGAGATGATCAGCGCTGCCGGCGTCTCCCATATCCGGCTGTTCAAAGCGGGCGACTCCGAGACGGTAGCGAGCGGTGAACAGATTACGCAGAGCGTATTTTGCGATTTCACGAAGAGCATCCTCGGCGCTTTCAAGGAGAAAGACCCGCTCTATACATCGCTGGATAAAGTGTACACGTTCTACACCTGCGATTGCATCAAGACGGTCGGTGAGGCGATCGGCGAGTTTTTTACGCCAACTGACATTTATACCCTTCCCCGCATCAAAGCCAAGCCCTCTTCGCGAGATTTCTATGGCTCCCAAATTCAGAGCTTCAAGGCCGATCTCGAACAGTTGTCCGGGAACGTGATTACCGAAGGGGAGCTGCGTCTGCAGATCAGGCAGTACAATGAGGTCCGCCGGCTACTGACTCAAATCTCCGAACTGCGGAAACGTCCTAACCCGCCGCTCACCGGCAAGGATTACCTGGATCTGATCAAGGCCTTCTATTATTTGCCTGCCGAAGAGCTAATCCCGCTGTACCGGGGCATATATGACAAGCTGTCGGCAGTGCCGGTCCGCGAGGAACGGACGATCCGTCTGTTCATGGCCGGAGGCATTATTGCCGACGGAGACCGGAAGCTTCTGGAGCTGATCGAGGACGAGCTGGGAGCCCGGATCGTTGCCGAGGATCACTGTACCGGACTGAAAATCGCATCCGCCCAAATCGACGAAACGGGCGATCCGTACAAGGCTTTGGCGGAAGGCTATATCGACCAGACGCCTTGCGCCCGGATGAAGCCGCTGGAAGAGCGGGTGAATATTTCGGGAGCACTTGCGACCGAATATCAGGCGGACGGAATTCTGTACGCCTATCTCAAATTTTGCCCTTGCTACGGGCAGGTCAAGAATGAGTTCTTCCGGCATTATCAGCAGCTCGGAATTCCCGTGCTTGAATTGCCGATCGACTATTCGAAGAGCGACCAGGGGCAGCTCAAGACACGGCTTGAGGCGTTCATCGAGGTGCTGAAGGAACGGAAAGGGCTGGCCGCAGGAGCGGTATGA